From Anopheles funestus chromosome 3RL, idAnoFuneDA-416_04, whole genome shotgun sequence, a single genomic window includes:
- the LOC125769029 gene encoding CLIP domain-containing serine protease B14-like, whose translation MSSWRIVCSVVCLMMVVQCYGQESQPCLTPKGIAGRCIRVRECGYVLHLMRKDNFEYSDTQYLENLQCGTLPDGLPLVCCPQFTNEPLCGPMAPFRRIYGGNDTEFGEYRWMALLRFQTRQHRINANCGGSLISKRFVLTAAHCYKSAKSKGWEIHSVRLAEWNHMNHRGNKDCKHLEDYDEPICRKDYDVERFVIHPDYRVSSGIHINDIALIELATDVEYSLFVKPICLPVNTSYLPSDGTETEYTAAGWGSTDEDNALSYRLKYVTLREFDSERCRKVFQTPNDNGVGVEHICAGGVRGQDTCHGDSGGPLMVFSEGAWYLAGITSFGWPRCGKENFPGVYTNVSHYLGWIAQEVYRDIKV comes from the exons ATGAGTTCGTGGAGAATAGTTTGTAGTGTGGTTTGTCTTATGATGGTCGTGCAGTGTTACGGTCAAGAATCGCAACCATGTTTAACGCCGAAAGGTATAGCCGGACGGTGTATCCGAGTGCGGGAATGTGGATATGTTTTACATCTGATGAGAAAGGACAATTTTGAGTACAGCGATACACAGTACCTAGAGAACTTACAGTGTGGAACGCTGCCCGATGGATTGCCACTCGTTTGTTGCCCTCAGTTTACGAACGAACCGTTGTGCGGTCCAATGGCGCCTTTTCGTCGGATATACGGTGGGAATGATACCGAGTTTGGAGAGTATCGTTGGATGGCTTTGTTACGTTTCCAGACCCGTCAGCATAGGATAAATGCAAACTGTGGTGGTTCGTTGATCAGCAAGCGGTTCGTACTTACAGCTGCCCATTGTTACAAATCGGCCAAGTCGAAGGGATGGGAAAT TCATTCGGTACGCTTAGCCGAATGGAATCACATGAACCATCGTGGAAATAAAGATTGCAAGCATTTAGAGGATTACGACGAACCGATCTGCCGGAAGGATTATGATGTCGAGCGGTTTGTCATTCATCCCGACTACCGTGTGAGCTCTGGGATACACATTAATGATATCGCACTGATCGAACTAGCAACCGACGTGGAGTATAGTCTGTTCGTTAAACCAATATGTCTGCCGGTGAATACTAGCTATCTGCCATCGGATGGTACTGAAACGGAGTATACGGCCGCTGGTTGGGGTTCGACAGATGAAG ATAACGCTTTGTCGTACCGGTTGAAGTACGTAACTCTTCGGGAGTTTGATTCGGAACGGTGTAGAAAGGTGTTCCAGACACCGAATGACAATGGTGTCGGTGTGGAACACATATGTGCTGGTGGAGTTCGCGGTCAGGACACATGCCACGGAGACTCCGGTGGCCCACTGATGGTTTTTTCGGAAGGCGCGTGGTATTTGGCCGGCATTACCAGCTTCGGATGGCCCCGCTGCGGTAAGGAAAATTTCCCGGGAGTGTACACCAACGTTAGCCACTATCTCGGATGGATCGCTCAGGAGGTGTATCGTGACATAAAGGTGTAG